The proteins below come from a single Miscanthus floridulus cultivar M001 chromosome 1, ASM1932011v1, whole genome shotgun sequence genomic window:
- the LOC136496976 gene encoding small ribosomal subunit protein eS21: protein MQNEEGKMVDLYVPRKCSATNRIITAKDHASVQINIGHLDANGLYDGRFTTFALSGFVRAQGDADSSLDRLWQKKKAEIKQ, encoded by the exons ATGCAGAACGAGGAGGGTAAGATGGTGGACCTCTACGTCCCCAGGAAGTG CTCGGCCACGAACAGGATTATCACTGCCAAGGATCATGCCTCTGTGCAGATCAACATTGGTCACTTGGATGCGAATGGCCTGTACGATGGTCGCTTCACCACGTTTGCTCTCTCTGGGTTTGTCCGTGCTCAG GGTGATGCAGACAGCTCCTTGGACAGGCTGTGGCAGAAGAAGAAGGCTGAGATCAAGCAGTAG